The DNA segment TTTTTATAAATATCAGGTCTTTTTTCTTTTGTTTTCTCAATTGCTTTTTCTTTTCTATATTTTTCTATTTTTTTGTGATTCCCTGATAATAAAATTTCTGGGACTTTCATACCTCTAAAATTTTCAGGTCTTGTATAGGCAGGCCAGTCAAAAATAGGATTATAGAAACTATCAGACACTGGAACTTCTTCTGGTAAGACACCCGGTAGTAATCTTATAACACTATCAACTATAACCATTGCAGGAATTTCCCCTCCTGTTAAAATATAATCACCAATTGAAATTTCATAATCACATATTTTTGTTACCCTTTCATCAACTCCCTCATAATGACCGCAGATTATTATAAGTGATTTCTCTTTGCTTAATTCTTTTGCCATTTCCTGGTTATATAATTTTCCCTGTGGTGTTGTTAAAATAACTTTTGCATCTTTATTTTCT comes from the bacterium genome and includes:
- the trmD gene encoding tRNA (guanosine(37)-N1)-methyltransferase TrmD, producing MRIYILTIFPDVFTYFDVSIIKRAKEKGIIEINVLDLRKFTKDKHKKVDDKVYGGGKGMVLMCQPIFDGVEFLKKENKDAKVILTTPQGKLYNQEMAKELSKEKSLIIICGHYEGVDERVTKICDYEISIGDYILTGGEIPAMVIVDSVIRLLPGVLPEEVPVSDSFYNPIFDWPAYTRPENFRGMKVPEILLSGNHKKIEKYRKEKAIEKTKEKRPDIYKKYGGRNE